The sequence GCTGCGCTTGTGAGACCCAACTGAAGTTGGTTTCACAAGTCTCAGAAATTCTCAAAGGAAATTCTGCAATTTGTGTACCTTAGTCTGACAGTCTGCCTGCACGTTTACAGCACAATGTGTCTTGGAAGGGTACCTTGCTACCCAAAGAAGTGAGCTATAGGAATTGCCTCAGAGCAACTGCATTTCGTCTCTGCTGACACGACTGTGAGTCGACGGTGGATGCAGAATGCAGAACGTATCTCTCTACTGCCTGCCACCAACAGGATTGTATAGTCTGGGTTTGAATTGTCTTGTGATCAGCATCCTGCTGAAATACAGGATGTGTTAGTGCTTGGTCAGATGAGCATCACGTGAACTTTTCTTCCAAATACTGGTCAGAATGCAACAGTAGGCTCTGAATTATGTTTCATCAAGTTCAGAGTGTGATTGACTCTTTGTTTATCCCCAGAGTTTGAATCCAAGCAgcttgtttggttgtttttttttgtttttttttgttttttttggtgtgtgtatGCGTGGATTTGACTTTCTTTTGGTGAGACCTGTTAGCTTTAGGTTGCCTGAGGCTGATTCTCATGTTGTGCTGAGCTATTTGGCCAGGTATGGCTTGAGCGGAAAAGCAATTTAATTGGAATTTCCAAATATTGTTGTCACAGGTAGATTCCCAACCATCATTCTGCAGtgtggtggtttttgtttgtttgttttgaacgCCATCAGTATTATAGTAACTAGGTAAAAGCATTATTACAGTCAAAATCTGAGTTACTTTTATTGATATGGGAGTCTTTTGTTTCGTGTTCAAGCCAAAACATTCTTCAggaaattgtttatttttagttaaTATTCCTCCTTATCCAGTTgctccagagctgctttcaAATGCCAGTTGAAAACTCTTGGCTATTAGAGTGAACCCCATTATATGGAAAGGAAATAGATGCATACAACAGTGCAGTGATTTGGCAGCTTTCTGGGGCAAAGGTGGAGGTATGCTTAGAGTTGTGCTTCTTGTTGGAGTGTTCAGTATGATGTGCTTCTGTTAACATGTGGAGTGTCAGTGCTGTTTCACCTGCTGCAAGGAGAAGCTTGATTGAtttatttgtgggagaaaatgaaCTGAATGGTCACTTATATTCTCCTCTAGAGattaagtaattatttcttttgcacAGGATTACTTTGGCGTCTGTTCAGAGGTGATGATCAAGGACAACGTTGTGGTGGTTTATGAAGTGCTGGAAGAGATGCTAGACAATGGCTTCCCATTGGCAACAGAATCCAATATTCTCAAAGAACTGATAAAGCCTCCAACTATCCTGCGAACAGTAGTCAACACCATCACAGGTACAAGGAAACCAAAAGTAGATAAACTGGTGTGACATGCCCCTAAGATCTCTGGTTTACAGTGATGGTTTCCAGTAGGTCAGAACTTATGTATACCAAATAAAAAGAATTGACAATGGAAACTCACAATGAACTtcaaaggttttattttcaggtTCTTTGTTAAAACTACTGCTCGTGTGTTCTCTGGCAGTACTCCTACATAAGTCAAACTGGACATAGGCGAAGAAAATATATGTTCCATGCCCTCCTAAACCATAGCACAGATCTTTGGGGGTCTCACGTTAGTGCTTGTGGATGTGGAGATGCTAATTGTAGAATTGTAGCATACAAATACAAACAATGAATAATTGCTCTCCCACAAAGAGACAGAGGTTTCTTGGAAATAAAGTGCAATCTAGTGAGGTGAGGCCAGGAACTTGTTCTGGAACATTGGCTATGTTCTGTGGTTGATGTGATTACTATTCTTCTTCCAGGAAGCACTAATGTGGGTGACCAGCTTCCTACAGGACAGCTATCAGTGGTGCCTTGGAGACGTACTGGTGTGAAATACACCAACAATGAGGCATATTTTGATGTTATTGAGGAGATAGATGCAATAATTGACAAATCAGGTATGGAAGTGGCTTTTTGCTAAGACCAGGGTAACTTGTTCTAATAgtctttgttttccaaagagGTGCTCCTTCATGTAAGTGTGGTTTTGTTCCTCTTCTTactttgaaatgcaaagttGTAGGTGCCATTCAGTCAAACATTTTAGAGAAGTATCAAAACTTTCActtgttcttttcctctgaCTGCTCATAAGGTCTTGTGAACAATTCTGTACAGGGAAAACAGAAGGTGACTAGAAATTCTGTGCAGGACTGTCTCCTTAGTTTTAATGTATCTTAGATTTACCAGAGTTGGGAGCTACTGCTGTTGCCCATTGGGATGGGCATTATAGATGTCAGTGTTTCTTGTTTGTATTCATCTTCTCTAGAAGTGTTTGGAAGTGAGAAATATGTTGAACAGACAACGTAATGTGTGGTGACACTTCATAAAGATATTAAATTCCCTTCTTCCTCATTAGTAATTTTTTCATGTTGTGATGACTTTTAATAAGGTTCATATaacctttgtttgcttttattgttgTAGGTTCTACAATTACTGCTGAAATCCAAGGAGTAATTGATGCTTGTGTCAAGCTGACTGGGATGCCAGATCTTACCCTGTCCTTTATGGTAAAGCTCAAGGATGTATCTctacttaaatattttgaaaagagttTCTCAGCCATGCCACTAAGATCTCTGGTTTACAGTGATGGTTTCCAGTAGGTCAGAACTTATGTATACCAAATAAATAGAATTGACAATGGAAACTCACAATGAATTtcaaaggttttattttcaggtTCTTTGTTAAAACTACTGCTCCTGTGTTTTCTGGCTAAGTTTCTGAGATTTGGTGTTTAGGCAAATATCTTAATGAGTTATCTTTTTATGAATGTGCATCAATGTAATTATTTGACGTGACTGAATTTGCTAAGATAGACTAGAGTAGTTTAGTTTAGCCTATAGGGATAAGcaaaagttaaagcatgttCCTGAGGGTGTTATCCAAGTGCATCTCAGATGCTAGCAGGCACAGGGCATCAACAGCCTTTCTAGAAGCcatttccagtgtttgaccacagTAATTTTCCTCTGATATCCAGTCTGAATAGGACTAAGAATACTGAGTACCACTATGCACAGATGTAACAGCATCAGCTAGCTTAACATGCCTCAGTGTAGATACGTTCAGAtggggacagtgtcaaatggTAGGCCCTTCACAGACAGAAAATTGCAAAGAAGAATTCAAGCAGTTACTTCAGCTGGTTCTGCCTTCATTAGcctctcttttatttcagaacCCTCGGTTATTGGATGATGTCAGTTTTCATCCATGTGTGCGTTTTAAGCGCTGGGAGTCAGAGAGGATACTCTCCTTCATTCCACCTGATGGAAATTTTCGCTTGCTGTCTTACCATGTCAGTGCTCAGAAGTAAGTGTTGAATTTAGAGATGCAAACTGTGGAATTTGGATCTTCCTgactagaaagaaagaagggctGGGGGAATCATAAGAATAAATTTGCTTTGAAAGGTTAGGTGGCTTGTTGTGCCAAGTGAAGTAGGAGTGCGTGGTAActtgtgcttttttaaaatgtggtgTCTCACTGTTTGGAGCAGTGATTTTTTGTCATTCATTTCTAGTCAGTCTGCgttttttcaaaagcaagtaGCAAGTAGGTGAACAAACTAGAGTGGGAATGAATTAGGCAGTATTGAGTAAACAGGCTGATAATTACCTGTATTTATAAAAAACTttaagataaaacaaaatagtCTGATAATcctgatatatatttttttctttgtgatgtCTTTCTTAATAGAACTAGGAATTCTGAAAGCAGGCTGATGATAGTTGAGATTACAAATGCTAAGGCATTTTGTTAAATCTTATCAGACTTAAGTCAGTGAGAAggagcaggggaaaaaacaatttgaaagcAGGCAGTTGAAGTGCTGCTGCACTGTTTGGGACTGCTTACTAGCTTGATGATGACATGTAAGAAGATTCTGCTGTCTATTGCTCATTTCTTCCATTATACTGGGTGTCTTCACTTGTCTTGGAGGATGTAGAAAACTAAGATATGGAAAGtttggtttaaaaaagaaaaagtaattaaggCTTCAGGACAGCATTCTGGATTTGCTCTTGGATTAATAAGATTAGGATGTCCTTCTCCTTTAAGAAGATCACGTTTCCTGCAGtccttccttgtatttttttttttttactgggaACAGTGAAAACCAAAAATGAAGGCGAAAAGTTAACAAGGactctgttcttctctttattcCAGTCTTGTGGCAATTCCTGTATATGTTAAGCACAACATCAATTTCCGTGATAGCAGCTCACTGGGACGCTTTGAAATCACAGTGGGACCAAAGCAAACTATGGGGAAGACTATAGAGGGAGTGATGGTTACCAGCCAGATGCCAAAAGGTGTCTTGAATATGAGCCTCACACCCTCCCAGGGTACACACATCTTTGATCCAGTTACAAAGGTGAGGAAAAattagattttgtttgtttaattttatccTTTCAGCAAGTGAAGTTGAAGTGCTCATGCTTAAGAGAACATTTCTTTGGACGTTGATGCCATGAAGGCAGTATCTTTTCTTGGGATGTGAACTTAATATATTCCTGTTTCTTGAACAGTTGAACACAGGAGGTTGTCTTAAGCCACACAGCAGCTGAGAATGGATTGTAGTTCTGGATGTGTGCAGGAAGTCAAGGATTGGTGTTGTACAATGAGGCACGAGTCCAGTGAAAGGCTTACAAATTTCTGCTTATCTGATTATCATGCTTCATACTGCCTGCCAACATTGAATCCTTTGCGAGCGCTGAGGATTTGTGTTTGTTAGTGGGTTTTGATCCCCCCCCCCCAGCACATGCAccaggattcttttttttcttctttttttctttctgcaagctGTAAGGTTTATCTATAGTAGAGCATCAGGCAGCACTACTTCAGCCACATggaagggaggtgattctgcatTAATTATGTCACTCTTACCCATAGGAAGTAAAACTCATGGCACAAATAGTGGGGATACTATTCATGATATGCTTTTGAGAAACATCACTGGAAAGATAGGAGCAGCTGTCTTTGTTCTCCCTAAGTCTTTGCTGTATTTAAAGCGGAGGACCTCAGACTTGATTGAGGAATGGGTATCCAGTATGAAAAGGGATAATGAGcgtagtggaaatgctaagacACAGTTTGaaacacctggtgggaaggcagggccaacccagggaagctcagctgcatgcagtgcagtgcaccTGAGGGAAGGGCTAGAGCCAGGATCCACTGCttccagccctcatttaagggttggcagtggaggtaagggtatcttgctggaaaTCCCAGCCTGCCTGaggccttctaaaggtaagcaaattttcttttgtttctgcatctacagctgctgtgtttgggctTGTCCTCATTTtctgcagcctaggactttgccATCTCTctattattgctgtactttccatcacattacaGCACTACACTGAgacaaattactttttttcagagagaaacaATAAAAGTTGGCATTACAACAGAGTTTTTCTTTAGAGAGTGTTACTACTTAAATGGTGGTATTTCTGCTTAACTGCTATATTTGCTGTTACTTGTAGTTGCTCACGTGGGATGTGGGAAAGATAAACCCCCAGAAGCTGCCAAGCCTGAAGGGTAGCATGAATCTGCAAGCTGGGACATCAAAACCAGATGAAAACCCCACTATTAACCTGCAGTTTAAAATTC is a genomic window of Meleagris gallopavo isolate NT-WF06-2002-E0010 breed Aviagen turkey brand Nicholas breeding stock chromosome 24, Turkey_5.1, whole genome shotgun sequence containing:
- the AP3M2 gene encoding AP-3 complex subunit mu-2; protein product: MIHSLFLINASGDIFLEKHWKSVVSRSVCDYFFEAQERASEAENVPPVISTPHHYLLSVYRHKIFFVAVIQTEVPPLFVIEFLHRVVDTFQDYFGVCSEVMIKDNVVVVYEVLEEMLDNGFPLATESNILKELIKPPTILRTVVNTITGSTNVGDQLPTGQLSVVPWRRTGVKYTNNEAYFDVIEEIDAIIDKSGSTITAEIQGVIDACVKLTGMPDLTLSFMNPRLLDDVSFHPCVRFKRWESERILSFIPPDGNFRLLSYHVSAQNLVAIPVYVKHNINFRDSSSLGRFEITVGPKQTMGKTIEGVMVTSQMPKGVLNMSLTPSQGTHIFDPVTKLLTWDVGKINPQKLPSLKGSMNLQAGTSKPDENPTINLQFKIQQLAISGLKVNRLDMYGEKYKPFKGIKYMTKAGKFQVRT